In one Actinomyces trachealis genomic region, the following are encoded:
- a CDS encoding prepilin peptidase, translating to MSSSLPLAALALVLLAGLALTVGPVLRYTRAYVERLEARCDAADSVAEAAPAIRRQWLLSPASQLLLALVLGVITAVWSWRHGQVRDGVVAVPTLMLLGAAGSVDAVCHRLPNRLLGAVVAWLGLGLAVTTVVALARGGSLAAATATPLRAVLVAAVLGGSVFLLALLRTGLGPGDVKLCGVTGLWLGQLGWSAALTGLLVGFFLASLLAAALLVTRRATLKTRIALGPALVLGAWAAWLLQVAAV from the coding sequence GTGTCCTCTTCCCTGCCGCTGGCTGCGCTAGCCCTCGTGCTCTTGGCTGGCCTCGCCCTGACAGTCGGACCGGTGCTGAGATACACCCGCGCCTATGTGGAGCGCCTGGAGGCCCGCTGCGACGCCGCAGACAGCGTGGCGGAAGCTGCCCCAGCGATCCGGCGGCAGTGGCTGCTAAGTCCAGCCTCCCAGCTGCTGCTGGCACTCGTGTTGGGAGTCATTACCGCTGTGTGGTCTTGGCGTCACGGGCAGGTGCGCGACGGCGTCGTCGCGGTGCCCACGCTTATGCTGCTGGGTGCGGCGGGCAGCGTGGACGCGGTCTGCCACCGCCTACCTAACCGGCTGCTGGGCGCCGTGGTCGCCTGGCTGGGCCTGGGGTTAGCGGTCACGACGGTGGTTGCCCTCGCACGCGGCGGCTCCTTGGCAGCGGCGACCGCCACCCCACTGCGGGCCGTGCTGGTGGCGGCGGTTCTAGGTGGCTCGGTGTTCCTGCTGGCGCTGCTGCGCACCGGGCTGGGGCCCGGCGATGTGAAGCTCTGCGGGGTGACTGGCTTGTGGTTGGGGCAGCTCGGCTGGAGCGCGGCTCTGACTGGACTCTTAGTCGGCTTCTTTCTGGCAAGCCTGCTGGCTGCAGCATTACTGGTCACTCGCCGCGCCACCCTCAAGACACGCATCGCCTTGGGCCCTGCGCTGGTCCTGGGTGCCTGGGCGGCCTGGCTGCTGCAGGTGGCCGCCGTGTAG